In Armatimonadota bacterium, a single genomic region encodes these proteins:
- a CDS encoding ABC transporter substrate-binding protein — translation MVHRVAHRLLRGAVLAALVLATTTLAFAQAPARPARPVTWKFTLDFLLQGPQAPFLVALEKGYFAREGVHLTIDRGFGSADAVAKIAGGAYDLGYADINTMIEFNVRNPGKELVAFVMVLNAPPFAILTLRRENIRTPQDLVGKRLGAPAGDAPRRLFPVFARAVGIHPDSVEWVTMDVPLREPSLIRGSVNAITGFYFTAFINLKATGVRPEDIVAFLYSDYGLPLYGNAVMAPRALLEREPAAVRGFVRAFIRGVADSIASPQEAVALLKRRDPLLNEAVEQERLLLALRANILTREVQADGFGGVRPERLARAIDAVALAFGLPTKPTWYEVFTPRFLPPKKDRMLPPLR, via the coding sequence ATGGTCCACCGGGTTGCCCACCGGTTGCTGCGCGGGGCTGTCCTGGCCGCCCTGGTGCTGGCGACCACGACCCTGGCGTTCGCCCAGGCGCCGGCGCGCCCCGCACGTCCCGTCACCTGGAAGTTCACCCTGGACTTCCTCCTCCAGGGTCCCCAGGCCCCCTTCCTGGTGGCGCTGGAGAAGGGCTACTTCGCCCGGGAGGGGGTGCACCTGACCATCGACCGCGGCTTCGGCTCCGCCGACGCGGTGGCCAAGATCGCCGGCGGCGCCTACGACCTGGGCTACGCGGACATCAACACGATGATCGAGTTCAACGTCCGCAACCCGGGCAAGGAGCTCGTGGCCTTCGTCATGGTGCTCAACGCGCCGCCCTTCGCCATCCTCACGCTGCGGCGCGAGAACATCCGCACCCCGCAGGACCTCGTGGGCAAGCGCCTGGGGGCGCCGGCCGGGGACGCGCCGCGCCGGCTCTTCCCGGTCTTCGCCCGCGCCGTGGGCATCCACCCCGACTCGGTGGAGTGGGTGACGATGGACGTGCCGCTGCGCGAACCCTCCCTCATCCGCGGCAGCGTGAACGCCATCACCGGCTTCTACTTCACCGCGTTCATCAACCTGAAGGCCACCGGCGTCCGGCCGGAGGACATCGTGGCCTTCCTCTACAGCGACTACGGGCTGCCGCTCTACGGGAACGCCGTCATGGCCCCGCGGGCGCTGCTCGAGCGGGAGCCGGCGGCCGTGCGGGGGTTCGTGCGGGCCTTCATCCGCGGGGTCGCCGACAGCATCGCCTCCCCTCAGGAGGCCGTGGCGCTGCTCAAGCGCCGCGACCCGCTGCTGAACGAGGCGGTGGAGCAGGAGCGGCTGCTGTTGGCGCTGCGGGCCAACATCCTCACCCGGGAGGTCCAGGCCGACGGCTTCGGGGGCGTGCGACCGGAGCGGCTGGCGCGGGCCATCGACGCGGTGGCGCTGGCCTTCGGCCTGCCCACCAAGCCGACGTGGTACGAGGTCTTCACCCCGCGCTTCCTCCCGCCGAAGAAAGACCGGATGCTGCCGCCGCTGCGCTGA
- a CDS encoding ornithine carbamoyltransferase, with translation MQTHLRGRDLISLQEWSKEEIETVLETAVALKRLRALGQPHPYLRDKVLAMLFFYASTRTRASFEAGMAQLGGHAQFIESRTTQIAHGDTPKEIGEILGRYCDGIAIRHVDWGTGHAYIRAVAEASRAPVLNMQCDRFHPHQTLADLLTILEKLGDPRGRTITVSWAYAASYQKPLSIPQDLVLLMPRFGLNVRLVHPPGFDLLPEVLEQARENARRARVGFEVLDDFDAGFRGADVIYAKSWGAMASGRSDAEGAELAERYRDWITDERRMRLAREDAIYMHPLPADRNIEVTDAVIDGPQSVVYDQAENRLHVQKAVMALTMS, from the coding sequence GTGCAGACGCACCTGCGCGGCCGCGACCTGATCAGCCTCCAGGAGTGGAGCAAGGAAGAGATCGAGACCGTGCTGGAGACCGCCGTGGCGCTCAAGCGGCTGCGGGCGCTGGGCCAGCCCCACCCCTACCTGCGCGACAAGGTCCTGGCCATGCTCTTCTTCTACGCCAGCACGCGCACCCGGGCGTCCTTCGAGGCGGGCATGGCCCAGCTGGGCGGCCACGCCCAGTTCATCGAGAGCCGCACCACCCAGATCGCCCACGGCGACACCCCCAAGGAGATCGGCGAGATCCTGGGGCGCTACTGCGACGGCATCGCCATCCGCCACGTCGACTGGGGGACGGGCCACGCTTACATCCGCGCGGTGGCCGAGGCCAGTCGCGCCCCCGTGCTGAACATGCAGTGCGACCGCTTCCACCCCCACCAGACCCTGGCCGACCTGCTGACCATCCTGGAGAAGCTCGGCGACCCGCGCGGCCGGACGATCACGGTGAGCTGGGCCTACGCCGCCAGCTACCAGAAGCCGCTCAGCATCCCCCAGGACCTCGTCCTGCTGATGCCGCGCTTCGGGCTGAACGTGCGGCTGGTCCACCCGCCGGGCTTCGACCTGCTCCCCGAGGTCCTGGAGCAGGCCCGGGAGAACGCCCGGCGGGCCCGGGTGGGCTTCGAGGTCCTGGACGACTTCGACGCGGGCTTCCGCGGGGCGGACGTCATCTACGCCAAGAGCTGGGGGGCGATGGCCTCGGGCCGCAGCGACGCCGAGGGCGCCGAGCTGGCCGAGCGCTACCGGGACTGGATCACCGACGAGCGGCGCATGCGGCTGGCCCGGGAGGACGCCATCTACATGCACCCGCTGCCGGCCGACCGCAACATCGAGGTGACGGACGCGGTGATCGACGGCCCGCAGTCGGTCGTCTACGACCAGGCGGAGAACCGCCTGCACGTCCAGAAGGCCGTCATGGCCCTGACGATGAGCTAG
- the arcC gene encoding carbamate kinase has protein sequence MARSRTAVVAIGGNSLIKDPQHQTVPDQYAAVGETVQRIVPMVADGWSVVVTHGNGPQIGFILRRSELAAHELHEVPLDVCGADTQGAIGYMIQQHFHNEFQRRGLVRQAVTVVTQVEVDPGDPAFQHPTKPIGSFMDEAKARQRQAEGWTVVQDAGRGWRRVVPSPRPRRIVEVEAIRRLLAEGFVVIGVGGGGIPVVRDAEGNLRGVAAVIDKDLASSLLATLIGADLFVITTAVPQVALHYGRPEQQWLSRLTVPEARRYLAEGHFGQGSMAPKIEAVIGYLERGGREAIITDPPNLERALAGDAGTRITLE, from the coding sequence ATGGCCAGGTCCCGCACCGCCGTGGTGGCCATCGGCGGCAACTCGCTGATCAAAGACCCCCAGCACCAGACCGTCCCCGACCAGTACGCCGCCGTGGGGGAGACGGTGCAGCGCATCGTCCCCATGGTGGCCGACGGGTGGTCAGTGGTGGTCACCCACGGCAACGGCCCCCAGATCGGGTTCATCCTGCGCCGGTCGGAGCTGGCCGCCCACGAGCTGCACGAGGTGCCCCTGGACGTCTGCGGGGCGGACACCCAGGGGGCCATCGGCTACATGATCCAGCAGCACTTCCACAACGAGTTCCAGCGCCGGGGCCTCGTGCGCCAGGCCGTCACCGTCGTCACCCAGGTGGAGGTGGACCCGGGGGACCCCGCCTTCCAGCACCCCACCAAGCCCATCGGCTCCTTCATGGACGAGGCCAAGGCCCGCCAGCGCCAGGCCGAGGGGTGGACGGTGGTGCAGGACGCCGGGCGGGGATGGCGGCGGGTGGTGCCGTCGCCGCGGCCGCGGCGTATCGTGGAGGTGGAGGCGATCCGGCGCCTGCTGGCCGAGGGGTTCGTCGTCATCGGCGTGGGGGGCGGGGGGATCCCCGTGGTGCGGGACGCGGAGGGCAACCTGCGCGGCGTGGCCGCGGTCATCGACAAGGACCTGGCCTCCTCGCTGCTCGCCACCCTGATCGGGGCCGACCTCTTCGTCATCACCACCGCCGTGCCCCAGGTCGCCCTCCACTACGGGCGGCCCGAGCAACAGTGGCTCAGCCGCCTGACGGTGCCGGAGGCCCGCCGCTACCTGGCCGAGGGGCACTTCGGGCAGGGGAGCATGGCGCCCAAGATCGAAGCGGTGATCGGCTACCTGGAGCGGGGAGGCCGGGAGGCCATCATCACCGACCCGCCCAACCTGGAGCGGGCGCTCGCCGGGGACGCCGGGACCCGCATCACCCTGGAGTGA
- the hydA gene encoding dihydropyrimidinase yields the protein MKTLFRGATLVTATDRFRADLLVEGERITAVGEDLPASGATVVDAGGCYLLPGGIDVHTHLDMPLDGITSSDDFYTGQVAAAFGGTTSHIDFAIQERGGTLREALDRWQARAEGKAVIDYGFHMTVADPTPEALAEIPRLPEWGVTSVKVLMAYKGRLQVDDAALFTVLRLAGAHGLLTLVHCENGDVVDLLVREAVAAGRREPREHPRSRPAILEAEATHRAIALAALAEAPLYVVHLTCAGALEAVRAAHARGQPVWAETCPQYLCLTAEALERPGFEGAKFVCSPPLRTAADQAALWEGLRDGTLAVVATDHCPFFYEGQKTLGREDFSRIPNGLPVIEDRLVVLYAQGVATGRIDLHRFVEVTATNPAKLFGLYPRKGTLAVGAEADLVLWDPTAERTLSVARHHMRVDYNLFEGMRVRGVPVGVWVRGRQVVDGGRFLGEAGTGRFLRRQRFGPSRPGVGGPAV from the coding sequence ATGAAGACCCTGTTCCGGGGCGCCACCCTCGTCACCGCGACCGACCGGTTTCGGGCCGATCTGCTGGTCGAGGGGGAGCGCATTACCGCCGTCGGCGAGGACCTGCCCGCCTCGGGCGCCACCGTCGTGGACGCCGGGGGGTGCTACCTCCTCCCCGGCGGCATCGACGTCCACACCCACCTGGACATGCCGCTCGACGGGATCACCTCCTCCGACGACTTCTACACCGGCCAGGTGGCGGCCGCTTTCGGCGGCACGACGTCGCACATCGACTTCGCCATCCAGGAGCGCGGCGGGACGCTGCGCGAGGCGCTGGACCGCTGGCAGGCCCGGGCGGAGGGCAAGGCCGTCATCGACTACGGCTTCCACATGACCGTGGCTGACCCCACCCCCGAGGCCCTCGCCGAGATCCCCCGCCTGCCCGAGTGGGGCGTCACCTCCGTGAAGGTCCTCATGGCCTACAAGGGGCGGCTGCAGGTGGACGACGCCGCGCTCTTCACGGTCCTGCGCCTGGCGGGCGCCCACGGGCTGCTCACCCTGGTCCACTGCGAGAACGGCGACGTCGTCGATCTGCTGGTGCGCGAGGCGGTGGCGGCGGGGCGGCGGGAGCCGCGCGAGCACCCCCGGAGCCGCCCGGCGATCCTGGAGGCCGAGGCCACCCACCGGGCCATCGCCCTGGCGGCGCTGGCGGAGGCCCCCCTCTACGTCGTCCACCTCACCTGCGCGGGGGCGCTTGAGGCGGTGCGGGCCGCCCACGCCCGCGGGCAGCCGGTGTGGGCCGAGACCTGTCCCCAGTACCTCTGCCTCACCGCTGAGGCGCTGGAGCGGCCGGGGTTCGAGGGGGCCAAGTTCGTCTGCTCGCCTCCCCTACGCACCGCCGCCGACCAGGCGGCGCTGTGGGAGGGGCTGCGGGACGGCACCCTCGCCGTCGTGGCCACCGACCACTGCCCCTTCTTCTACGAAGGGCAGAAGACGCTGGGGCGCGAGGACTTCAGCCGGATCCCCAACGGCTTGCCGGTGATCGAGGACCGGCTGGTCGTCCTCTACGCGCAGGGCGTGGCCACCGGGCGAATCGACCTGCACCGCTTCGTGGAGGTCACGGCCACCAACCCGGCGAAGCTCTTTGGCCTCTACCCCCGCAAGGGCACGCTGGCGGTGGGTGCGGAGGCGGACCTGGTCCTCTGGGACCCGACGGCCGAGCGCACCCTCAGCGTTGCCCGCCACCACATGCGGGTCGACTACAACCTCTTCGAGGGGATGCGCGTGCGCGGCGTCCCCGTGGGGGTGTGGGTGCGCGGGCGCCAGGTGGTGGACGGCGGCCGCTTCCTGGGCGAGGCGGGGACGGGGCGGTTCCTGCGCCGCCAGCGCTTCGGCCCGTCGCGCCCAGGGGTGGGCGGGCCGGCCGTCTAG
- the pyrB gene encoding aspartate carbamoyltransferase yields the protein MRSFLGRDILSLKDFERMEYFHVFQVADRLAPYARDRRNTDLLKEKTLVTAFYQPSTRTRLATEAAMLRLGGKVLGFSDVKMTRAGDWYQESIKDTVHMLEFYGDVIAMRHFQQGAPAEAARWASVPVINCGDGWGEHPTQVLTDLYTIWQEKGTLDGLKVLCVGDMRMRTMHSILYAMSQFDMEAFIVSPREMSLLPEFKAELDARNVRYREADSVADVLRHADVIYMEPVVQPDYTKPREEAVADRGTTPAAYKVTRQLLAELAKPDAIVLHSLPRMDELPPDVDATRHARYWIEAFNGVVMRMALLALVLGAVE from the coding sequence ATGAGGAGTTTCCTCGGCCGTGACATCCTCTCGCTCAAGGACTTCGAGCGGATGGAGTACTTCCACGTCTTCCAGGTGGCCGACCGGCTGGCCCCCTACGCGCGGGACCGGCGCAACACCGACCTCCTGAAGGAGAAGACGCTCGTCACCGCCTTCTACCAGCCCAGCACCCGCACCCGGCTCGCCACCGAGGCGGCCATGCTGCGGCTGGGGGGCAAGGTGCTGGGCTTCTCCGACGTGAAGATGACCCGCGCCGGGGACTGGTACCAGGAGTCGATCAAGGACACCGTGCACATGCTCGAGTTCTACGGCGACGTCATCGCCATGCGCCACTTCCAGCAGGGCGCCCCCGCCGAGGCGGCGCGCTGGGCCTCGGTGCCGGTGATCAACTGCGGCGACGGGTGGGGGGAGCACCCCACCCAGGTGCTCACCGACCTCTACACCATCTGGCAGGAGAAGGGCACCCTCGACGGGCTGAAGGTGCTCTGCGTCGGCGACATGCGCATGCGCACCATGCACTCCATCCTCTACGCCATGTCGCAGTTCGACATGGAGGCCTTCATCGTCTCGCCGCGGGAGATGTCGCTCCTGCCGGAGTTCAAGGCGGAGCTGGACGCGCGCAACGTCCGCTACCGCGAGGCCGACAGCGTCGCCGACGTGCTGCGCCACGCCGACGTCATCTACATGGAGCCGGTGGTGCAGCCCGACTACACGAAGCCGCGGGAGGAGGCGGTGGCCGACCGCGGCACCACCCCGGCGGCCTACAAGGTCACCCGGCAGCTCCTGGCCGAGCTGGCCAAGCCCGACGCCATCGTCCTGCACTCCCTGCCGCGCATGGACGAGCTGCCGCCGGACGTGGACGCCACGCGCCACGCCCGCTACTGGATCGAGGCCTTCAACGGGGTGGTGATGCGCATGGCGCTGCTGGCGCTGGTCCTGGGGGCGGTGGAGTAG
- a CDS encoding pyridoxal-phosphate dependent enzyme translates to MSAVPVPSVLRCTGCGYEAPERAGWLARCPRADALPEVDHVLAVRLDHARLTFPRGTEPNPFVRYRTLLRPYHLARAAGMRDEAFATLVADLDRAVAAVDGRGFVVTPCVPQPALGAHLGFVPSGGVWVKDETGNVSGSHKARHLMGLWLYLEVERRAGGGPPAGAGLGGAGGDERPELAIASCGNAALAAAVVARAAQWPLRVFVPTSADPVVVERLHRLEARVVACAREPGTSGDPTYLALRRAVAAGSLPFTCQGSDNGLTIEGGKTLGYELADTLAGAGVVPDRLFVQVGGGALASAVVQGLEDAVALGVLPRLPRVHAVQPAGVQPLRRAYDRVVARALGGLDRRGVAWRAPEDAQGDRARADLLAAHPDAVEEALAYAVQHRREFMWPWEETPRSVAHGIIDDETYDWAAVVRAMLVTGGWPVAATEGDLREAHRLARGTTGIPVDPTGSAGLAGLLRLRREGEVGAHEQVVVLFTGVERVG, encoded by the coding sequence GTGAGCGCGGTGCCGGTGCCCTCGGTCCTGCGCTGCACGGGGTGCGGCTACGAGGCCCCGGAGCGGGCCGGCTGGCTGGCCCGCTGCCCTCGGGCCGACGCCCTCCCCGAGGTGGACCACGTGCTGGCGGTCCGCCTCGACCACGCGCGCCTGACCTTCCCCCGGGGGACGGAGCCCAACCCCTTCGTGCGCTACCGCACGCTGCTGCGCCCCTACCACCTGGCCCGGGCCGCCGGGATGCGCGACGAGGCCTTCGCTACGCTGGTGGCCGACCTCGACCGGGCCGTGGCCGCCGTGGACGGCCGCGGCTTCGTCGTCACCCCCTGCGTCCCGCAGCCGGCGCTCGGCGCACATCTGGGCTTCGTCCCCTCGGGCGGGGTGTGGGTGAAGGACGAGACCGGCAACGTCTCGGGCTCGCACAAGGCCCGCCACCTCATGGGGCTGTGGCTCTACCTGGAGGTGGAGCGGCGGGCCGGCGGAGGACCGCCCGCTGGCGCGGGGCTCGGGGGCGCCGGCGGGGACGAGAGGCCGGAACTGGCCATCGCCAGTTGCGGCAACGCCGCCCTGGCCGCCGCGGTGGTGGCGCGGGCGGCGCAGTGGCCGCTGCGGGTCTTCGTCCCCACCTCGGCCGACCCGGTGGTTGTCGAGCGCCTCCACCGGCTGGAGGCGCGGGTGGTGGCGTGCGCGCGCGAGCCGGGCACATCGGGCGACCCCACCTACCTGGCGCTGCGCCGCGCCGTGGCCGCCGGCAGCCTGCCCTTCACCTGCCAGGGGAGCGACAACGGGCTGACCATCGAGGGCGGCAAGACGCTGGGCTACGAGCTCGCCGACACGCTGGCCGGGGCGGGGGTCGTCCCCGACCGTCTCTTCGTGCAGGTGGGGGGCGGCGCGCTGGCCAGCGCCGTGGTCCAGGGGCTGGAGGATGCGGTGGCCCTCGGGGTCCTGCCCCGCCTCCCGCGGGTGCACGCCGTCCAGCCGGCGGGGGTGCAGCCGCTGCGGCGCGCCTACGACCGCGTCGTGGCCCGGGCCCTGGGCGGCCTGGACCGGCGTGGCGTGGCCTGGCGCGCGCCGGAGGACGCGCAGGGCGACCGCGCGCGGGCCGACCTCCTGGCCGCCCACCCCGACGCCGTCGAGGAGGCCCTCGCCTACGCCGTCCAGCACCGCCGGGAGTTCATGTGGCCCTGGGAGGAGACGCCGCGCTCGGTGGCGCACGGCATCATCGACGACGAGACCTACGACTGGGCGGCGGTGGTGCGGGCGATGCTGGTGACCGGCGGCTGGCCGGTGGCGGCGACGGAGGGGGACCTCCGGGAGGCCCACCGCCTCGCCCGGGGGACGACCGGCATCCCGGTGGACCCCACGGGGTCGGCCGGGCTGGCCGGGCTGCTGCGCCTGCGGCGCGAGGGCGAGGTGGGAGCGCACGAGCAGGTCGTCGTGCTCTTCACCGGGGTGGAGCGGGTGGGCTGA
- a CDS encoding pyridoxal-phosphate dependent enzyme, translated as MRHLGLEREIVDREVYERAVARLRQARVALPTFAELADPTRIPDRVQEALAAVDPDAPEPLNLYRVHWYNGADRRRVAVPEHVVLPRALTGVDAPIVVALGDRFPMIHAHKVLAAYGCLAPRVVTGQFDPTTQRAVWPSTGNYARGGVAISRIMGCRGIAVLPEGMSRERFAWLERWVAEPEDIVRTPGTESNVKEIYDRCRELARDPRNVIVNQFAEFGNHLAHYLVTGRALGHLYETLRERTPGLRLAAFVAASGSAGTLGAGDYLKERYGARIVAVEALECPTMLYNGYGEHNIQGIGDKHIPLIHNVMNTDVVTAISDRHTDRLGVLFSSPAGQAYLRERAGVPEAVLAALPAFGLSSICNVLAAIKTAKHFRLGPEDCLVTVATDGAALYASEREKVLRRDFPGGFDAAAAAEVFAESLRGVDTDHLRECTTLERHRIFNLGYFTWVEQQGVPLDAFEARRQPQFWTALRDLLPVWDALIREFNARTGVLAGR; from the coding sequence ATGCGGCACCTGGGCCTGGAGCGGGAGATCGTCGACCGGGAGGTGTACGAGCGGGCGGTGGCCCGCTTGCGCCAGGCGCGCGTGGCGCTGCCGACCTTCGCCGAGCTGGCCGACCCCACCCGGATCCCCGACAGGGTGCAGGAGGCGCTGGCAGCGGTCGACCCGGACGCCCCCGAGCCCCTGAACCTCTACCGAGTGCACTGGTACAATGGCGCCGACCGGCGCCGCGTCGCCGTCCCCGAGCACGTCGTCCTGCCGCGGGCGCTGACCGGCGTGGACGCGCCCATCGTGGTCGCGCTCGGGGACCGCTTCCCGATGATCCACGCCCACAAGGTCCTGGCCGCCTACGGCTGCCTGGCCCCGCGCGTGGTCACCGGCCAGTTTGACCCCACCACCCAGCGGGCGGTGTGGCCCTCCACCGGCAACTACGCCCGCGGCGGCGTGGCCATCAGCCGCATCATGGGGTGCCGGGGCATCGCCGTCCTCCCCGAGGGGATGAGCCGGGAGCGCTTCGCCTGGCTGGAGCGGTGGGTGGCCGAGCCGGAGGACATCGTCCGCACGCCCGGGACCGAGAGCAACGTGAAGGAGATCTACGACCGCTGCCGCGAGCTGGCCCGCGACCCGCGGAACGTCATCGTCAACCAGTTCGCCGAGTTCGGCAACCACCTGGCGCACTACCTGGTGACGGGGCGGGCGCTGGGCCACCTCTACGAGACGCTGCGCGAGCGCACGCCCGGGCTGCGCCTGGCCGCCTTCGTCGCCGCCTCCGGCTCGGCGGGGACGCTCGGCGCCGGTGACTACCTGAAGGAGCGCTACGGGGCCCGCATCGTGGCGGTGGAGGCGCTGGAGTGTCCGACCATGCTCTACAACGGCTACGGCGAGCACAACATCCAGGGGATCGGCGATAAGCACATCCCGCTGATCCACAACGTCATGAACACCGACGTCGTCACCGCGATCTCCGACCGCCACACCGACCGGCTGGGGGTGCTCTTCAGCAGCCCGGCCGGGCAGGCGTACCTGCGCGAGCGGGCCGGGGTGCCGGAGGCGGTCCTGGCGGCGCTGCCGGCGTTCGGCCTGTCGAGCATCTGCAACGTGCTGGCCGCCATCAAGACGGCCAAGCACTTCCGCCTGGGACCGGAGGACTGCCTGGTCACGGTGGCCACCGACGGCGCGGCGCTGTACGCCAGCGAGCGCGAGAAGGTCCTGCGCCGCGACTTCCCGGGAGGCTTTGACGCGGCGGCGGCCGCGGAGGTCTTCGCCGAGTCCCTGCGCGGGGTGGACACCGACCACCTGCGGGAGTGCACGACCCTGGAGCGCCACCGCATCTTCAACCTGGGCTACTTCACCTGGGTCGAGCAGCAGGGGGTCCCGCTGGACGCGTTCGAGGCCCGCCGGCAGCCGCAGTTCTGGACGGCGCTGCGCGACCTCCTTCCGGTGTGGGACGCGCTGATCCGGGAGTTCAACGCCCGCACGGGGGTGCTGGCCGGGCGGTGA